A window from Odocoileus virginianus isolate 20LAN1187 ecotype Illinois chromosome 24, Ovbor_1.2, whole genome shotgun sequence encodes these proteins:
- the KERA gene encoding keratocan, whose protein sequence is MATTISFIIWVLFVTDTVWTRSVRQVYEASDPEDWTMHDFDCPRECFCPPSFPTALYCENRGLKEIPAIPSRIWYLYLENNLIETIPEKPFENATQLRWINLNKNKITNYGIEKGALSQLKKLLFLFLEDNELEEVPSPLPRSLEQLQLARNKVSRIPQGTFSNLENLTLLDLQHNKLLDNAFQRDTFKGLKNLMQLNMAKNALRNMPPRLPANTMQLFLDNNSIEGIPENYFNVIPKVAFLRLNHNKLSDAGLPSSGFNVSSILDLQLSHNQLTKVPKISAHLQHLHLDHNKIRNVNVSVICPSTPTTLPVEDSFSYGPHLRYLRLDGNEIKPPIPMDLMTCFRLLQAVII, encoded by the exons ATGGCAACCACAATCTCCTTCATCATCTGGGTGTTATTCGTAACAGATACGGTGTGGACTCGAAGTGTGAGACAGGTTTATGAGGCAAGTGATCCAGAGGACTGGACAATGCATGATTTCGATTGTCCCAGGGAATGTTTCTGTCCCCCCAGTTTCCCTACTGCTTTGTACTGTGAAAACCGAGGTCTCAAAGAAATCCCTGCTATACCATCAAGGATCTGGTACCTTTATCTTGAAAACAACCTGATAGAAACCATTCCTGAAAAGCCATTCGAGAATGCCACCCAACTGAGATGGATAAAcctaaacaagaacaaaataacCAACTATGGAATTGAAAAGGGAGCCCTGAGCCAACTGAAGAagctgcttttcttgtttctggaaGATAATGAGCTAGAGGAGGTACCTTCTCCATTGCCAAGAAGCTTAGAACAATTACAATTAGCTAGAAACAAGGTGTCCAGAATTCCTCAAGGGACTTTCAGCAATCTGGAGAACCTGACTCTTCTTGACCTGCAGCACAATAAGCTATTAGACAATGCCTTTCAAAGAGACACTTTTAAGGGGCTCAAGAACCTCATGCAGCTAAACATGGCTAAGAATGCCCTGAGGAATATGCCACCAAGATTACCAGCCAATACAATGCAGCTGTTCTTAGACAACAATTCCATTGAAGGAataccagaaaattattttaatgtgattCCTAAAGTGGCCTTTCTGCGACTCAACCACAACAAATTATCTGATGCTGGCCTTCCTTCTAGTGGTTTTAATGTATCATCAATTCTAGATCTTCAACTGTCTCACAATCAACTCACAAAGGTCCCCAAAATCAGTGCTCATCTGCAGCACCTTCATCTCGATcacaacaaaattagaa ATGTGAATGTCTCTGTAATATGTCCTTCAACTCCTACCACACTGCCTGTGGAAGATTCCTTCAGTTATGGACCTCATCTTCGCTACCTCCGTCTGGATGGAAATGAAATCAAACCACCAATCCCTATGGATTTAATGACCTGCTTCAGGCTCCTTCAGGCTGTCATTATTTAA